The sequence ATTCTGTCCCTCGTGTGTAGACCAGCCTTAATGTGTTTTTAATGGGGCTCATTTAATATTTCCATAAAATACGACTAAaatttgttcagttcaaagcaataaTCAAGTGATGAAAACCTAATTTATATTTGTTCCAAGaaacatgatttattccacccatgtcCTAAGTATAGATTGTTTTTGTAAACCAGTGCTACTGATAAATGTGATCTAGTAGAGTTGAATGGctaatattaaccatgtatgctgtctataGAGCTGTAATTGATGtaagtcaacatctaagtattaAGTAATTTTACAtaaattgttatggctgtattgttttaaCCCAGTAACGTTGTGGGTCCAGACCTGCTAACATTGGGTGAATAATaacatgaacaccacacaagggttcaAAGCCATAGATTTATTTTAATCAATTCTGAAATGCACCATTGTTGACTGAATGTGCTGCATCTTTCACGAGGCGCAAGAATGACAATTCATGTCCTGTTAAATCGATATATTTTGAGaccaccatgtttttattctgaCAAGATGGAAGTGAAATTCATGAACAAagttaagatactgtatttagggTAGTTTTAGTATATTAAGACCCCCAGTGGGTGAAACATCACTGCAACAGAACAGAATGCAGGGATTCTCCTTTATTTCTCACATGATAATTTATACCCTTCCAAGTACAAAAACTGCTGGACCTGCACACCCTACCATAAAGTCACATTTTACCACAGCTCTCCAGGGTTGTAACATTTTATTTCTTCTTTGGAGAAATCTGTACATGGAGGTTCTGGTCTTCAGTAGTTCACATATAATATTAGGACAATGGGGGCAGAGACCGGTAGCAAGCACACTGAAGGACCAGGAGCAGTTTCACTCATTACTCAAAGCTGGAGAGGAAGGTCAACACAATCTCCTTCAGTTTGGCATCAGCTGTCGGTGAGATCATGCCATCAGTCCTGGAAAGAAACAAGGGCGTCCCATCAGTTCAGATGAAGTGTATATCAACACGTTACCATTTTAACATAAACCACTGTTGACTTGTAACTCGGATCAGTCTGGTAGTACTCAGGTGGTCCCGTGTGTTACCTGATTGTGGTGAGCAGGTCCTGGTGTTGGCTGAGGATGTGCCCAAGGAAGGCCTTCTCAAACCTGGTGATCTTGGATGGGTCCAACTTGTCCAAGTGACCTCTGACACCAGCGTAGATGACGGTCACCTGCTCCTCAATGGCCATTGGGCCTACAGGAGGgaaagaaatacattttaaaaataataataattgtgggCCTTGCGGACAACAAAAATGTCAAACTTTCTTAGCATACTGGTGGCAACACTCACAGTACTGTCCCTGCTTAAGGAGCTCGGTGAGACGGACGCCCCTGTTGAGCAGCTGCTGGGTGGCAGCGTCCAGGTCGGAGCCGAACTGGGCGAAAGCAGCGACCTCACGGTACTGGGCCAGCTCCAGCTTCATGGTACCAGCCACCTACACAGAAAGGACCAATTACATCATGGATTTAGGAGACCGATTCAAGTGAAAAAAAATATACTGTGGGCCAACTGATGAAATGCAAGGAAGTTGCTCCGCATTTATCCAAAGACAGTCTCCTTCAGATCCACAGTTCGTACCTGCTTCATGGCCTTGGTCTGGGCAGCTGATCCAACTCTGGACACAGACAGACCCACGTTGATGGCTGGGCGGATACCTTTGTAGAACAACTCAGTCTCCAAGAAGATCTGCCGGGGAGAGAGCACACCCCTGTTTAGGGATTACATTCATCTTTGACATGTTGACTGGAAATTACGTCCATCCACATCACACCCACCTGTCCGTCAGTGATTGAGATGACGTTGGTGGGGATGTAGGCAGACACATCTCCGGCCTGGGTCTCAATGACTGGCAGAGCGGTCAGGGAGCCGCCGCCAAAGTTGTCGTGCATCTTGGCGGCCCTCTCCAGCAGACGGGAGTGCAGGTAGAACACATCACCGGGGTAGGCCTCACGACCGGGGGGACGACGCAGCAGCAGGGACATCTGACGGTAGGCTACAGCCTGGAgagtagggaggggagagaataCAGATGGTGAACATGGATGAAGTCACTGTGCGAGCCCAGTTCCATTATTTTTTCCTCCATGAAGTAGCATCACACTCGAGACTCCACTCAGCCCCAACTTCCCCTTCTCACCTGCTTGGACAAATCATCATAGATGATGAGGCCATGCTTGCCATTGTCCCTGAAGAACTCTCCCATGGAGCAGCCCGAGTAGGGGGCCAAGTACTGCAGGGGAGCAGCATCAGAGGCTGTAGCAGAAACCACAATGGTGTATTTCATAGCATCGGCATCAGTCAACCTCTTCACCAGCTGTGCCACAGTGGATCTCTTCTGGCCAATGGCAACGTAGATACAGTAGAGCTTCTTCTTCTCATCTTTGCCTTCGTTGAAACGTCGCTGGTTGATGATGGTGTCAATGGCAATCGCAGTTTTTCTGTTAGATTGGAAAAGAAGGAATTTGTATTAGATTACTGTGCTGGTATACTTGTGCTCTGGAACATCAAATCTGAAAAGAGGCAGCAGTAGAATGGAAAGTTGACTCATATCATAGCTAATAATTACTGCAATTATAAAGGCATGGTTTCTAAGTAGAATGAGAGGCAGAAGCAATTGGTTGAAATTAGAAGTCGACGGATTAATTATGGcccatttcaagttttcataacaatcggtttTTGGACGCCAATTATGGCctattacattgcattccacgaggaaactgcgtggcaggctgaccacctgttatgcgagtgcagcacggagtcaaggtaagttgctagctagcagaattttttgttgttgaaagttctctcttcacataatcactagttaacctagtaatatcaaccatgtgtagttaactagcttgtcctgcgttgcaaataatcaatgaagtgcctgttaatttatcatcgaatcacagcctacgtcGCCAAacaggggatgatttaacaaaagcacaatcgtgaaaaaagcacaatcgttgcatgaatgtacctaaccataaacatcaatgcctttcttaaaatcaatacacagaagtaaacatttttaaacctgcatgtttagttaaaagaaattcatgttaggcaatattaactagggaaattgtgtcacttgtgtcactgcaagcagagtcagggtatatgcaacagtttgggctgcctggctcactgcaaactaatttgccagaatttcacATAATTATGactaacattgaaggttgtgcaatgtaacacaatatttagacttagggttgccgcccgttagataaaatacagaactgttccgtatttcactgaaagaataaacattttgttttctaaACGAGTTCCCGAATTTGACCATATTactgaccaaaggctcgtatttctgtgtttattatattataatagggtctatgatttgatagagcagtctgactgagtggtggtaggcagcagca comes from Salmo salar chromosome ssa20, Ssal_v3.1, whole genome shotgun sequence and encodes:
- the LOC106580568 gene encoding ATP synthase subunit alpha, mitochondrial, coding for MLSVRVAAALARSLPRRAGFVSKNVAAASVGVNHLHTHRPCLAAKTGTAEVSSILEEKILGADTSADLEETGRVLSIGDGIARVYGLRNVQAEEMVEFSSGLKGMSLNLEPDNVGVVVFGNDKLIKEGDIVKRTGAIVDVPVGEELLGRVVDALGNAIDGKGPLGSSIRRRVGLKAPGIIPRISVKEPMQTGIKAVDSLVPIGRGQRELIIGDRQTGKTAIAIDTIINQRRFNEGKDEKKKLYCIYVAIGQKRSTVAQLVKRLTDADAMKYTIVVSATASDAAPLQYLAPYSGCSMGEFFRDNGKHGLIIYDDLSKQAVAYRQMSLLLRRPPGREAYPGDVFYLHSRLLERAAKMHDNFGGGSLTALPVIETQAGDVSAYIPTNVISITDGQIFLETELFYKGIRPAINVGLSVSRVGSAAQTKAMKQVAGTMKLELAQYREVAAFAQFGSDLDAATQQLLNRGVRLTELLKQGQYCPMAIEEQVTVIYAGVRGHLDKLDPSKITRFEKAFLGHILSQHQDLLTTIRTDGMISPTADAKLKEIVLTFLSSFE